The window AGTCCTCAGGCTGCTCCTGCTGCAGCATCAACCACTGCATCTGCACGTAGTCGCGCGCATGACCCCAGTCACGCAAGGCGCTCAGATTGCCGAGATAGAGGCACTCCTGCAGACCAAGCGCAATGCGAGCGATGGCGCGCGTGATCTTGCGGGTCACGAAGGTCTCGCCTCTGATGGGGCTTTCGTGGTTGAAGAGCACGCCATTGCAGGCATAGAGTCCGTACGCTTCCCGATAGTTGACGGTGATCCAGTAGCCGTAGAGCTTGGCCACGGCATACGGACTGCGCGGGTAGAAAGGAGTGGACTCCTTCTGCGGAATCTCTTGCACCAGCCCGTACAGCTCCGACGTGCTGGCCTGATAGAAGCGGGTCTTCTTCTCTAGGCCGAGGATTCGGATCGCCTCCAGCAGGCGCAGAGTTCCAATGCCGTCGGCATTGGCGGTGTACTCGGGCGTATCGAAGCTGACCGCGACATGGCTCATTGCCGCAAGGTTGTAGATCTCGTCCGGCTGCACCTGCTGCACGATCCGGATGAGATTCGTACTGTCGGTCAGATCACCGTAGTGCAGCTTGAAGCGCTGGTGATCGACATGCGGATCCTGGTACAGGTGATCGATCCGATCGGTGTTGAACAGCGAAGTCCGGCGCTTGAGCCCATGAACCTCGTAGCCCTTCTCCAGCAGAAGTTCGGCCAGGTAGGCACCGTCTTGTCCGGTAATGCCTGTGATCAGTGCTTTCTTGCTCATGGTTCTGTCAATTGAGATTCGAGGAAACGGACGAATCACCCGCAAACACACCGGGAACAGCCCGCTGAATGAAGTCCGCGAGGATCGGTAGAGTTCACACTCACTCTGCCTCCAACGCTTGACCGGTATGGAGCGAAGCATGCCATCCGATCAGCCCCCAGTCAGCCCGCACCTAGGGGTAATCCGCACACTACAACGGCCGTGCCGTGAATTCATCACCGTCATGGCACCTGTGATGTCGAGGCATCCAAGCCCCGCAAGCTGCCCTGCAGTGATCTGCGGTGCCGTCAGAACTCGTTCATGATGACCCCAGCCACATGGCCGGCGCCATCGGCTAGCGTGCCGACGAGATCCTGCAACGAACGCAACTGCGATTTCCCCTTGCGGGCCACCACCAGTGCTGCGCCGCAGCGCGACGCAATGACCGAAGCATCGGAGCCATGGACCGCTGCCGGCGTGTCGACGATGACGTGATCGAACTTGCTCTTCAATTCCCGGACGAGCAATCCAAAGGCAGGTCGCTCAACCAGTTCGAGAGGGTTAGGCGGCAACACGCCCGCCGGCAGCAGATACAGACTGGGAAGCGCCGGGATCTGCTGAATCACGTTGGCTTCGGCGCGCCCGGACAGAACGCTCGAA is drawn from Methylibium petroleiphilum PM1 and contains these coding sequences:
- the gmd gene encoding GDP-mannose 4,6-dehydratase is translated as MSKKALITGITGQDGAYLAELLLEKGYEVHGLKRRTSLFNTDRIDHLYQDPHVDHQRFKLHYGDLTDSTNLIRIVQQVQPDEIYNLAAMSHVAVSFDTPEYTANADGIGTLRLLEAIRILGLEKKTRFYQASTSELYGLVQEIPQKESTPFYPRSPYAVAKLYGYWITVNYREAYGLYACNGVLFNHESPIRGETFVTRKITRAIARIALGLQECLYLGNLSALRDWGHARDYVQMQWLMLQQEQPEDFVIATGVQYSVRQFVERAAAELGVTIRFEGEGEREIGIVARVEGNRARCKPGDVIVQVDPRYFRPTEVETLLGDPTKAKNKLGWTPTTTFEELVREMIESDYSAAKRDSLVKLAGFQAYDHHE